In bacterium, the following proteins share a genomic window:
- the ispF gene encoding 2-C-methyl-D-erythritol 2,4-cyclodiphosphate synthase has product MSDHPFRIGLGYDVHRLAAGRPLILAGVTIPFDRGLAGHSDADVLAHAVADAVLGAAGLGDIGRHFPDTDPAFAGADSIELLSRCVALAKDAGYVVVNVDATIVAQQPKMAPYAARMTANLARALGVDAGRVNVKATTEEGLGFTGRGEGIAAQAVAMLAEIP; this is encoded by the coding sequence ATGAGCGATCATCCGTTTCGCATCGGCCTTGGTTACGACGTGCACCGGCTCGCCGCGGGCCGGCCGCTCATTCTGGCCGGCGTGACGATTCCGTTCGATCGCGGGCTTGCCGGCCACTCGGACGCGGACGTGCTCGCGCACGCGGTCGCCGACGCGGTGCTCGGCGCGGCGGGCCTTGGCGACATTGGCCGCCATTTCCCCGATACCGATCCCGCGTTCGCCGGCGCGGACAGTATCGAATTGCTTTCGCGGTGCGTCGCACTGGCGAAGGACGCGGGATACGTCGTCGTCAATGTCGATGCGACGATTGTCGCGCAGCAGCCGAAGATGGCGCCGTACGCCGCCCGGATGACCGCGAACCTCGCGCGCGCGCTCGGAGTCGATGCCGGCCGCGTCAACGTGAAGGCGACGACCGAGGAGGGACTTGGTTTCACCGGGCGCGGCGAGGGCATTGCCGCGCAGGCCGTCGCGATGCTCGCCGAGATCCCATGA
- the ispD gene encoding 2-C-methyl-D-erythritol 4-phosphate cytidylyltransferase, with translation MSAYIRLMKTYAVIVAGGVGERMGRAEPKQFLPLAGEPIIARSIAVFESTGAIDAIVVVSGRESIERTQAIVREKNFRKVVAVVPGGSRRQLSVWEGLQAIEPPCDVVAIHDAVRPLVTPEIVTQSVLVARNFGGALVACPVTSTIKIISDDGFVRATPERRTLVAAQTPQTFSYSVLMRAYREAVAIDFRATDDSQVVERLGAPVVMVKGSEENLKITTPTDLVIAEAIFARRKLESGDGA, from the coding sequence GTGTCCGCGTATATCCGCCTCATGAAGACGTACGCGGTCATCGTCGCGGGCGGCGTCGGCGAGCGCATGGGGCGCGCCGAGCCCAAGCAATTCCTGCCGCTCGCGGGAGAACCGATCATTGCGCGCAGCATCGCCGTCTTCGAGTCGACCGGCGCGATCGACGCGATCGTCGTCGTCTCCGGGCGGGAGTCCATCGAACGCACGCAGGCGATCGTCCGGGAGAAGAATTTCCGGAAGGTCGTCGCCGTGGTGCCGGGGGGATCGCGCCGTCAGCTTTCCGTGTGGGAGGGCTTGCAGGCGATCGAGCCGCCGTGTGACGTCGTCGCGATCCACGACGCCGTGCGTCCGCTGGTGACACCGGAGATCGTGACGCAATCGGTACTCGTCGCGCGCAACTTCGGCGGCGCGCTCGTGGCGTGCCCGGTGACCTCGACGATCAAGATCATCAGCGACGACGGTTTCGTGCGCGCCACGCCGGAGCGGCGCACGCTGGTCGCCGCGCAGACACCGCAGACGTTTTCGTACTCCGTGCTGATGCGGGCGTACCGCGAGGCGGTCGCCATCGACTTTCGGGCCACGGACGATTCGCAGGTCGTCGAACGCCTCGGCGCGCCCGTGGTGATGGTTAAAGGCAGCGAGGAGAATCTGAAAATCACGACGCCGACGGACCTTGTCATCGCGGAGGCGATCTTCGCGCGGCGCAAACTCGAAAGCGGAGACGGCGCATGA